A portion of the Rhinolophus sinicus isolate RSC01 linkage group LG03, ASM3656204v1, whole genome shotgun sequence genome contains these proteins:
- the BTBD6 gene encoding BTB/POZ domain-containing protein 6 produces the protein MLLPLACLHGRVAQCLTALLVLAEPPPRPRRCARAHGAPPPRAEAALPAKMAAELYAPAGAAAATATDIANSNAAASSASAAGRKGPPSVPPPAPLPPAPSPPAPDNNNLESPNWQSFHPTLRERNALMFNNELMADVHFIVGPPGGARRVPAHKYVLAVGSSVFYAMFYGDLAEVKSEIHIPDVEPAAFLILLKYMYSDEIDLEADTVLATLYAAKKYIVPALAKACVNFLETSLEAKNACVLLSQSRLFEEPELTQRCWEVIDAQAEMALRSEGFCEIDWQTLEIIVTREALNTKEAVVFEAVLNWAEAECRRQGLPLTPRNKRHVLGPALYLVRIPTMTLEEFANGAAQSDILTLEETHNIFLWYTAANKPLLAFPLTKRKGLAPQRCHRFQSSAYRSNQWRYRGRCDSIQFAVDRRVFVAGLGLYGSSSGKAEYSVKIELKRLGVVLAQNLTRFVSDGSSSTFSVWFEQPVQVEQDTFYTASAVLDGSELSYFGQEGMTEVQCGKVTFQFQCSSDSTNGTGVQGGQIPELIFYA, from the exons ATGCTGCTGCCCCTGGCCTGCCTGCACGGCCGGGTGGCGCAGTGCCTGACCGCGCTGCTCGTGCTCGCGGAGCCGCCCCCGAGGCCCCGGCGCTGCGCGAGGGCGCACGGCGCACCGCCCCCGCGCGCGGAGGCCGCCCTGCCCGCGAAGATGGCCGCGGAGCTGTACGCGCCCGCCGGGGCCGCGGCCGCCACCGCCACGGACATCGCCAACAGCAACGCCGCCGCTTCCTCCGCCTCCGCGGCGGGCAGGAAGGGCCCGCCCAGCGTCCCGCCGCCCGCCCCGCTGCCGCCCGCGCCCTCGCCGCCTGCGCCCGACAACAACAACTTGGAGAGCCCCAACTGGCAGTCCTTCCACCCGACCCTGCGCGAGAG GAACGCGCTGATGTTCAACAACGAGCTCATGGCCGACGTCCACTTCATTGTGGGCCCCCCAGGCGGGGCCCGGAGAGTGCCTGCCCACAAG TACGTCCTGGCTGTCGGTAGCTCAGTCTTTTATGCCATGTTTTACGGAGATCTGGCAGAAGTTAAGTCGGAAATCCACATCCCCGACGTGGAGCCCGCCGCTTTCCTCATCTTGCTAAA GTACATGTACAGTGATGAGATTGACCTGGAAGCCGACACAGTGCTGGCCACGCTCTACGCTGCCAAGAAGTACATTGTCCCTGCGTTAGCAAAAGCCTGTGTCAACTTTCTGGAGACAAGTCTGGAAGCCAAAAACGCCTGTGTCCTGCTGTCCCAGAGCCGGCTGTTTGAGGAACCTGAGCTGACCCAGCGCTGCTGGGAGGTCATCGATGCGCAGGCTGAGATGGCCCTAAGGTCCGAGGGCTTCTGTGAGATTGACTGGCAGACGCTGGAAATCATCGTGACGCGGGAGGCCCTGAACACCAAGGAGGCAGTGGTGTTTGAGGCCGTCCTGAACTGGGCCGAGGCGGAGTGCAGGAGGCAAGGCCTGCCGCTCACCCCACGCAACAAGAGGCATGTTTTGGGGCCAGCGCTCTATCTGGTCCGCATCCCAACCATGACCCTGGAGGAGTTTGCCAATGGCGCCGCCCAGTCGGACATCCTGACGCTGGAGGAGACCCACAACATCTTCCTGTGGTACACGGCGGCCAACAAGCCCCTGCTGGCCTTCCCGCTGACCAAGAGGAAGGGCCTCGCCCCGCAGAGGTGCCACCGCTTCCAGTCTTCCGCCTACCGCAGCAACCAGTGGCGCTACCGTGGGCGCTGTGACAGCATCCAGTTTGCTGTGGACAGACGGGTATTTGTGGCGGGGCTGGGCCTGTACGGGTCCAGCTCTGGAAAAGCCGAGTACAGCGTGAAAATTGAACTCAAGCGGCTGGGGGTGGTCCTGGCCCAGAACCTGACCAGGTTCGTCTCGGATGGCTCCAGCAGCACCTTCTCGGTGTGGTTTGAACAGCCCGTGCAGGTGGAGCAGGACACCTTCTACACGGCCAGCGCCGTCCTGGATGGCAGTGAGCTCAGCTACTTCGGGCAGGAGGGCATGACAGAGGTGCAGTGTGGGAAGGTGACCTTCCAGTTCCAGTGCTCCTCAGACAGCACCAATGGGACCGGCGTCCAGGGCGGGCAGATCCCCGAGCTCATCTTCTATGCCTGA
- the BRF1 gene encoding transcription factor IIIB 90 kDa subunit isoform X2 — MAVSKHLTRGRKMAHVIAACLYLVCRTEGTPHMLLDLSDLLQVNVYVLGKTFLLLARELCINAPAIDPCLYIPRFAHLLEFGDRNHEVSMTALRLLQRMKRDWMHTGRRPSGLCGAALLVAARMHDFRRTVKEVISVVKVCESTLRKRLTEFEDTPTSQLTVDEFMKIDLEEECDPPSYTAGQRKLRVKQLEQVLSKKLEEVEGEISSYQDAIEIELENSRPKAKGALASLARDGSVEDTTASLFGEEDAEDEELEAAASHLNKDFYRELLGGSSLEAAGSPDGGNRPPALESLLGPLPTAASLGISDSIRECISSQSRDPNASGDGELDLSGIDDLEIDRYILNEAEARVKAELWMRENAEYLREQKEKEARIAKEKELGIYKEHKPRKSCKRREPIQARTAGEAIEKMLEHKRISSKINYSVLRGLDSTSTSHPQREGAPPKDSAGPRRLPRRKVLAGRSRGDPVASLGKRLRPMVSTQPAKKAAVGESLLPSPPTLGAEPARPAAVVVESGPVLYHATEEDGEDEEAEEEDGEPCVSALQMMGGDDYGCDGDDDDGY; from the exons ACATGCTCCTGGACCTCAGCGACCTGCTCCAG GTGAACGTGTATGTGCTGGGCAAGACGTTCCTCCTCCTGGCGCGAGAGCTGTGCATCAACGCACCAGCAATAG ACCCCTGCCTGTACATCCCACGCTTCGCCCACCTGCTGGAGTTCGGCGACAGGAACCACGAGGTGTCCATGACGGCCTTGAGGCTCCTGCAGAGGATGAAGAGGGACTGGATGCATACGGGCCGGCGTCCCTCAGGCCTCTGTGGGGCAG CACTTCTGGTCGCAGCTAGGATGCACGACTTCCGGAGAACGGTCAAAGAGGTCATCAGCGTGGTCAAGGTGTGCGAGTCCACGCTGCGGAAGAG GCTCACGGAATTTGAAGACACCCCCACCAGTCAGCTGACCGTGGACGAGTTTATGAAGATTGACTTGGAGGAGGAGTGTGACCCCCCATCGTACACAGCCGGGCAGAGGAAGCTGCGTGTGAAGCAG CTTGAACAAGTCCTGTCAAAAAAACTGGAGGAAGTTGAAG GTGAAATATCCAGCTACCAAGACGCGATTGAGATTGAGCTAGAGAACAGCCGGCCCAAGGCCAAGGGAGCCCTGGCCAGCCTGGCGAGAGATG GCTCCGTTGAGGACACCACAGCCAGCTTGTTTGGTGAAGAGGACGCCGAGGACGAGGAGCTGGAGGCCGCTGCCAGCCACCTAAACAAGGACTTCTACCGCGAGCTGCTTGGTGGCAGCAGCCTAGAGGCGGCGGGCAGCCCCGACGGGGGCAACAGGCCCCCTGCCCTCGAGTCCCTGCTTGGCCCCCTACCCACGGCTGCCAGCCTGGGCATCTCAGACTCCATCCGAGAGTGCATCTCCTCCCAGAGCCGGGACCCTA ACGCTTCCGGGGACGGCGAGCTAGACCTCAGCGGCATCGACGACCTGGAGATCGACAGG TACATCCTGAACGAGGCGGAAGCCCGTGTGAAGGCGGAGCTGTGGATGCGAGAGAACGCCGAATACCTGCGGGAGCAGAAGG AGAAGGAAGCCAGAATCGCAAAGGAGAAAGAGCTGGGCATCTACAAGGAGCACAAG CCCAGGAAGTCGTGTAAGCGCCGGGAGCCGATCCAGGCCCGCACGGCCGGGGAGGCCATCGAGAAGATGCTAGAGCACAAACGCATCTCCAGCAAGATCAACTACAGCGTGCTCCGGGGCCTGGACAGCACGAGCACCAGCCACCCGCAGAGGGAGGGCGCGCCACCCAAGGACAGTGCTGGCCCCAGGAGGCTGCCACGCCGGAAGGTGCTGGCTGGCAGGAGCAGGGGGGACCCCGTGGCCAGCCTGGGGAAAAG gTTGAGGCCAATGGTGTCCACGCAGCCAGCTAAGAAGGCAGCTGTGGGAGAG TCCCTGCTCCCGAGCCCCCCCACCTTGGGAGCTGAGCCTGCGAGGCCTGCGGCGGTCGTGGTGGAGAGCGGGCCTGTATTGTACCACGCCACCGAGGAGGACGGCGAGGACGAGGAGGCCGAGGAGGAGGACGGCGAGCCCTGTGTCAGCGCCCTGCAGATGATGGGCGGCGACG ATTATGGCTGTGATGGTGACGATGACGATGGTTACTGA
- the BRF1 gene encoding transcription factor IIIB 90 kDa subunit isoform X1: MAVSKHLTRGRKMAHVIAACLYLVCRTEGTPHMLLDLSDLLQVNVYVLGKTFLLLARELCINAPAIDPCLYIPRFAHLLEFGDRNHEVSMTALRLLQRMKRDWMHTGRRPSGLCGAALLVAARMHDFRRTVKEVISVVKVCESTLRKRLTEFEDTPTSQLTVDEFMKIDLEEECDPPSYTAGQRKLRVKQLEQVLSKKLEEVEGEISSYQDAIEIELENSRPKAKGALASLARDGSVEDTTASLFGEEDAEDEELEAAASHLNKDFYRELLGGSSLEAAGSPDGGNRPPALESLLGPLPTAASLGISDSIRECISSQSRDPKDASGDGELDLSGIDDLEIDRYILNEAEARVKAELWMRENAEYLREQKEKEARIAKEKELGIYKEHKPRKSCKRREPIQARTAGEAIEKMLEHKRISSKINYSVLRGLDSTSTSHPQREGAPPKDSAGPRRLPRRKVLAGRSRGDPVASLGKRLRPMVSTQPAKKAAVGESLLPSPPTLGAEPARPAAVVVESGPVLYHATEEDGEDEEAEEEDGEPCVSALQMMGGDDYGCDGDDDDGY; the protein is encoded by the exons ACATGCTCCTGGACCTCAGCGACCTGCTCCAG GTGAACGTGTATGTGCTGGGCAAGACGTTCCTCCTCCTGGCGCGAGAGCTGTGCATCAACGCACCAGCAATAG ACCCCTGCCTGTACATCCCACGCTTCGCCCACCTGCTGGAGTTCGGCGACAGGAACCACGAGGTGTCCATGACGGCCTTGAGGCTCCTGCAGAGGATGAAGAGGGACTGGATGCATACGGGCCGGCGTCCCTCAGGCCTCTGTGGGGCAG CACTTCTGGTCGCAGCTAGGATGCACGACTTCCGGAGAACGGTCAAAGAGGTCATCAGCGTGGTCAAGGTGTGCGAGTCCACGCTGCGGAAGAG GCTCACGGAATTTGAAGACACCCCCACCAGTCAGCTGACCGTGGACGAGTTTATGAAGATTGACTTGGAGGAGGAGTGTGACCCCCCATCGTACACAGCCGGGCAGAGGAAGCTGCGTGTGAAGCAG CTTGAACAAGTCCTGTCAAAAAAACTGGAGGAAGTTGAAG GTGAAATATCCAGCTACCAAGACGCGATTGAGATTGAGCTAGAGAACAGCCGGCCCAAGGCCAAGGGAGCCCTGGCCAGCCTGGCGAGAGATG GCTCCGTTGAGGACACCACAGCCAGCTTGTTTGGTGAAGAGGACGCCGAGGACGAGGAGCTGGAGGCCGCTGCCAGCCACCTAAACAAGGACTTCTACCGCGAGCTGCTTGGTGGCAGCAGCCTAGAGGCGGCGGGCAGCCCCGACGGGGGCAACAGGCCCCCTGCCCTCGAGTCCCTGCTTGGCCCCCTACCCACGGCTGCCAGCCTGGGCATCTCAGACTCCATCCGAGAGTGCATCTCCTCCCAGAGCCGGGACCCTA AAGACGCTTCCGGGGACGGCGAGCTAGACCTCAGCGGCATCGACGACCTGGAGATCGACAGG TACATCCTGAACGAGGCGGAAGCCCGTGTGAAGGCGGAGCTGTGGATGCGAGAGAACGCCGAATACCTGCGGGAGCAGAAGG AGAAGGAAGCCAGAATCGCAAAGGAGAAAGAGCTGGGCATCTACAAGGAGCACAAG CCCAGGAAGTCGTGTAAGCGCCGGGAGCCGATCCAGGCCCGCACGGCCGGGGAGGCCATCGAGAAGATGCTAGAGCACAAACGCATCTCCAGCAAGATCAACTACAGCGTGCTCCGGGGCCTGGACAGCACGAGCACCAGCCACCCGCAGAGGGAGGGCGCGCCACCCAAGGACAGTGCTGGCCCCAGGAGGCTGCCACGCCGGAAGGTGCTGGCTGGCAGGAGCAGGGGGGACCCCGTGGCCAGCCTGGGGAAAAG gTTGAGGCCAATGGTGTCCACGCAGCCAGCTAAGAAGGCAGCTGTGGGAGAG TCCCTGCTCCCGAGCCCCCCCACCTTGGGAGCTGAGCCTGCGAGGCCTGCGGCGGTCGTGGTGGAGAGCGGGCCTGTATTGTACCACGCCACCGAGGAGGACGGCGAGGACGAGGAGGCCGAGGAGGAGGACGGCGAGCCCTGTGTCAGCGCCCTGCAGATGATGGGCGGCGACG ATTATGGCTGTGATGGTGACGATGACGATGGTTACTGA